A window of Apium graveolens cultivar Ventura chromosome 8, ASM990537v1, whole genome shotgun sequence contains these coding sequences:
- the LOC141679730 gene encoding serine/threonine-protein phosphatase PP1 isozyme 4-like, with product CISGDIHGQYSDLLRLFEYGGFPPQSNYLFLGDYVDRGKQSLERIWLLLAYKIKYSDNFFLLRGNHECASINRIYIFYDECKRRFNVKLWKTFTDCFNCLPVAVVVDDKILCMYGGLSPDLNNLDQIKNLPRPTAIPDTGLLCDLLWSDPSNDVKGWGLNDRGVSFTFGLDKMSEFLAKHDLDLVCRAHQVVEDGYEFFAERQLVTIFSAPNYCGEFDNAGAMMSVDGNLMCSFQVLKPTEKKNNFLMSTKM from the exons TGCATTTCAGGTGACATCCATGGGCAGTATAGTGATTTGTTACGACTCTTTGAATATGGTGGCTTTCCTCCTCAATCAAATTATCTGTTTTTAGGGGATTATGTGGACCGTGGAAAACAAAGTTTAGAAAGGATATGGCTCTTGCTTGCTTATAAAATTAAGTATTCGGATAACTTTTTTCTTCTTAGGGGAAACCATGAATGCGCCTCTATCAatagaatatatatattttatgatgAATGTAAGCGCCGATTCAATGTTAAACTATGGAAAACCTTTACTGACTGTTTCAACTGTCTTCCTGTGGCTGTTGTTGTTGACGATAAGATATTGTGCATGTATGGTGGTCTGTCCCCTGATCTTAACAATTTGGATCAGATCAAAAACCTGCCACGTCCAACTGCTATACCTGACACAGGTTTGCTCTGTGATTTACTTTGGTCAGATCCCAGTAATGATGTCAAGGGATGGGGATTGAATGATAGAGGAGTATCATTCACCTTTGGCCTTGATAAGATGTCAGAGTTCTTAGCGAAGCATGACTTGGACCTTGTTTGTCGTGCTCATCAG GTTGTGGAGGATGGTTATGAATTCTTTGCTGAAAGACAGCTTGTTACCATATTTTCCGCTCCCAACTATTGCGGTGAATTTGATAATGCTGGTGCAATGATGAGCGTTGATGGAAATTTGATGTGCTCTTTCCAAGTACTGAAGCCAACTGAAAAAAAGAATAATTTTTTAATGTCCACAAAAATGTAA
- the LOC141679731 gene encoding NADP-dependent malic enzyme-like, with the protein MAHMGFTVSELGCRIRTTKIPLEETRQKIWPVDSKANNAYIFPGLGLGLVMSGAIRMHDEMLLAASEALACQVTHEHYDKGMTFPPFSNIITISANIAAKVAAKAYDLGLATRLPRPEDLVKFAESCMYSPNYHIYL; encoded by the exons ATGGCTCATATGGGGTTCACTGTTTCAGAATTAGGGTGTAGAATACGCACG ACAAAAATTCCTTTGGAAGAGACACGTCAGAAGATCTGGCCCGTGGACTCGAAG GCAAATAACGCATATATCTTTCCTGGACTTGGACTTGGTTTGGTTATGTCTGGTGCAATCCGCATGCACGATGAAATGCTTCTTGCAGCTT CTGAAGCTTTGGCCTGTCAAGTAACACATGAACACTATGATAAGGGAATGACATTCCCACCATTTTCTAATATCATAACAATATCCGCTAACATTGCAGCTAAAGTTGCTGCTAAAGCATATGATCTTG GCTTGGCAACACGTCTTCCTCGACCAGAAGATCTGGTCAAGTTTGCTGAAAGCTGCATGTATAGTCCCAACTATCACATTTACCTGTGA